In Amia ocellicauda isolate fAmiCal2 chromosome 5, fAmiCal2.hap1, whole genome shotgun sequence, a genomic segment contains:
- the LOC136749549 gene encoding beta-1,4-galactosyltransferase galt-1 translates to MVHDKGSTSLYKRKYLFCSICFIIITLLIFLAYNKTYMEFKKPNTGDLQGNNNTQGNNEIPPMKINQATESPNPPEVCGASAKIDPLVPVRGTKTIVVAAYLDKQDSEHVRVISIVYRSEMADHHCLFCCGGRKFTSRAQCHIHSDHFGFVYGTADLFCNIPQGCSLSTHLAVYTPLGGDQDVSFLPIHNSQPQTNAFPYDFTVCISTMFGNFNNILQLVQTIEMYKLLGVQKVAIYKNSCSPDTQRLLDFYHSTGLVDIIPWPITSYINVSGGWRPSEFPGDLHYYGQLAALNDCVYRYMYKTKYVALNDIDEIILPLKHRTWNEMMEDLEQQYGLHTGFEFESHVFPQNINEKSGRFHLQEWKDIPGVNVLEHIFREPNEAGVFNAFKVIVNPRLVHDVTVHGFLNFEYHSIRVQQNFARMYHIRRPQRHDLHQSDLIRDDHLWSYSEKLVPAVNEVLKKSNLERVKAT, encoded by the coding sequence ATGGTGCATGACAAAGGATCAACTTCTCTCTACAAAAGAAAGTACCTATTTTGTTCCATATGTTTTATCATCATCACCCTGTTAATATTTCTGGCTTACAATAAAACTTATATGGAGTTTAAGAAGCCGAACACAGGAGACTTACAgggaaacaacaacacacaagggAATAATGAAATTCCtccaatgaaaataaatcaagccACAGAGTCTCCCAATCCTCCAGAGGTGTGTGGTGCCTCTGCAAAGATCGACCCCTTGGTTCCCGTCAGAGGCACGAAAACAATTGTAGTTGCTGCTTATTTAGACAAGCAGGATTCAGAGCATGTCCGTGTTATTTCTATAGTTTACCGGTCAGAGATGGCTGATCACCACTGTCTGTTCTGTTGCGGTGGCCGCAAGTTCACAAGTAGAGCGCAGTGTCACATCCACAGTGACCACTTCGGCTTCGTCTATGGCACAGCAGACCTGTTTTGCAATATCCCTCAAGGTTGCAGCCTCTCAACACACCTGGCAGTTTACACTCCCTTGGGAGGGGACCAAGATGTGTCTTTCCTTCCAATACACAACAGCCAGCCCCAGACCAACGCCTTCCCTTACGACTTCACAGTGTGCATTTCGACCATGTTTGGAAATTTCAACAACATATTGCAGCTTGTGCAGACTATTGAGATGTACAAACTGCTAGGGGTCCAGAAAGTGGCCATCTACAAAAACAGCTGTAGCCCAGACACACAAAGGTTGCTGGATTTCTACCACAGCACAGGCCTCGTGGACATCATACCTTGGCCGATCACGTCCTACATCAACGTTTCTGGTGGATGGCGCCCTTCTGAATTTCCTGGAGATCTGCACTACTACGGCCAGCTGGCAGCCCTCAATGACTGTGTGTACAGGTACATGTACAAGACCAAATACGTAGCCCTGAATGACATTGATGAGATCATTCTACCCCTAAAGCACAGGACCTGGAATGAGATGATGGAAGACCTTGAACAGCAGTATGGTCTACACACGGGTTTTGAGTTTGAGAGCCATGTTTTCCCTCAAAACATAAATGAAAAGAGTGGTAGGTTCCATCTGCAGGAATGGAAAGACATCCCTGGCGTTAATGTGCTGGAGCACATTTTCCGAGAGCCAAATGAAGCAGGGGTTTTTAATGCTTTCAAAGTCATTGTGAACCCCAGGTTGGTGCATGATGTCACAGTCCACGGGTTTTTGAACTTTGAATATCATTCTATAAGAGTCCAACAGAATTTTGCACGGATGTACCACATCAGGCGGCCTCAGAGGCATGATCTGCACCAATCAGACCTAATCCGAGATGACCATTTGTGGAGTTACTCAGAAAAGTTGGTACCAGCTGTTAATGAAGTGTTAAAGAAAAGCAACTTAGAGAGGGTTAAAGCAACTTAA
- the LOC136749550 gene encoding uncharacterized protein LOC136749550 yields the protein MVFNKGSTAFHKRKYLYLSIGFVIINLIIFLTYKNKNMEFLYGNRGNDNSVPMKHNQLNPPEVCGAPAKINPLVPVRGTKTIVVAPYLDKRDSGHVRVISIVYRSEMADHHCLFCCGGHKFRSRAQYYIHSDHFGFVFGTADLFCNIPQGCSLPTHLAIYTPLGGDQDVSFLPIHNSQPQQQTNAFPYDFTVCISTMFGNFNNILQLVQTIEMYKLLGVQKVAIYKNSCSPDTQRVLDFYHSTGLVDIIPWPITSYINVSGGWRPSEFPGDLHYYGQLAALNDCVYRYMYKTKYVALNDIDEIILPLKHRTWNEMMEDLEQQYGLHTGFEFESHVFPQNINEKSGRFHLQEWKDIPGVNVLEHIYREPNKAGVFNAFKVIVNPRLVQEVTVHGFLNFDYQTIRIQQNFAWMYHIRWPQRHDLHQSDLIRDDHLWSYSEKLVPAVNEVLKKSHLR from the coding sequence ATGGTGTTTAACAAAGGATCAACTGCTTTCCACAAAAGAAAATACCTATATTTGTCTATAGGTTTTGTCATCATCAACCTGATCATATTTCTgacttacaaaaacaaaaatatggaGTTTCTCTATGGAAACAGGGGGAATGACAATTCTGTTCCAATGAAACACAATCAATTAAATCCTCCAGAGGTGTGTGGTGCCCCTGCAAAGATCAACCCCTTGGTTCCCGTCAGAGGTACGAAAACAATTGTAGTGGCTCCTTATTTAGACAAGCGGGATTCAGGGCATGTTCGTGTTATTTCTATAGTTTACCGGTCAGAAATGGCTGATCACCACTGTTTGTTCTGTTGCGGTGGCCACAAGTTCAGGAGCAGAGCACAGTATTACATCCACAGTGACCACTTTGGCTTCGTCTTTGGCACAGCAGACCTGTTTTGCAATATCCCTCAAGGTTGCAGCCTCCCAACACACCTGGCAATTTACACTCCCCTTGGAGGGGACCAAGATGTGTCTTTCCTCCCAATACACAACAGCCAGCCCCAGCAACAGACCAACGCCTTCCCTTACGACTTCACAGTGTGCATTTCGACCATGTTTGGAAATTTCAACAACATCTTGCAGCTTGTGCAGACTATTGAGATGTACAAACTGCTAGGGGTCCAGAAAGTGGCCATCTACAAAAACAGCTGTAGCCCAGACACACAAAGGGTGCTGGATTTCTACCACAGCACAGGCCTCGTGGACATCATACCTTGGCCGATTACATCCTACATCAACGTTTCTGGTGGATGGCGCCCTTCTGAATTCCCTGGAGATCTGCACTACTACGGCCAGCTGGCAGCCCTCAATGACTGTGTGTACAGGTACATGTACAAGACAAAATACGTAGCCCTGAACGACATTGATGAGATCATTCTACCCCTAAAGCACAGGACCTGGAATGAGATGATGGAAGACCTTGAACAGCAGTATGGTCTACACACGGGTTTTGAGTTTGAGAGCCATGTTTTCCCTCAAAACATAAATGAAAAGAGTGGTAGGTTCCATCTGCAGGAATGGAAAGACATCCCAGGGGTTAACGTGCTGGAGCACATTTACCGAGAGCCAAATAAAGCAGGGGTTTTTAATGCTTTCAAAGTCATTGTGAACCCAAGGTTGGTGCAGGAAGTCACAGTCCATGGGTTTTTGAACTTCGACTATCAGACTATAAGAATCCAACAAAATTTTGCTTGGATGTACCACATCAGGTGGCCTCAGAGGCATGATCTGCACCAATCAGACCTAATCCGAGATGACCATTTGTGGAGTTACTCAGAAAAGTTGGTACCAGCTGTTAATGAAGTGTTAAAGAAAAGCCATTTAAGATAA